The following proteins come from a genomic window of Liolophura sinensis isolate JHLJ2023 chromosome 13, CUHK_Ljap_v2, whole genome shotgun sequence:
- the LOC135480345 gene encoding outer dynein arm-docking complex subunit 3-like has protein sequence MPGHGKLSHRPITEQIDELKSKMALLEGDRKAYYETSQYAMKKNRDNIQEMRKECKALRQKLSDSLSQDEHVINKAFRDKPVERASLKNKSGRDAITVMDHKVCDTLKHLNALKHQTATKQKKLEQLQTQYNQMVKDASEAVATDNGESEDAQKMRYLENNYDKARLKNHEAKHLNRIYLQIKAKLQGEAMTFNNTLNTMEAEIGRCQQELKDLKAMNNDAQISKESAQVELRKHEELVYSERKKREIELQKMKKEAEEKKMQHERIEKRIAQRGSLQQDDIAPGEKQMVTGEDNQQKITTYEEAFKQIKEATGVSDTQEVVMRFENQGETTQHLEELKKDGEKQIVRMREEKERLQQEFEDMKYSGEAKLSSGQRALEDFEVHLSKEEERRDQADFKLRRASKVLVSVKAGVEHLAEKLQHLKATKGHMPTAQISPTSDEYVLDQLSTCEEKLLKLLEEMDGKDLSEVLKQMEDEEFHASIEGKLPTFNTRIKLPQTQKDNVYDDEDESGEDDTDVPTRNTIKKQSQFIIDAKTKRRTTRKKKKVK, from the exons agGGTGACAGAAAGGCTTACTATGAGACGTCTCAGTATGCGATGAAGAAGAACAGAGATAATATCCAAGAAATGAGAAAAGAATGCAAGGCTTTAAGACAGAAACTCAGTGATTCATTATCA CAAGATGAACATGTCATTAATAAGGCTTTTCGAGACAAACCTGTGGAGAGAGCCTccctgaaaaacaaatcaggTCGG GATGCAATTACAGTGATGGATCACAAAGTCTGTGACacactcaaacatttgaacgCGCTGAAGCATCAGACAGCGACCAAACAGAAGAAACTGGAACAGCTTCAGACACAGTACAACCAGATGGTGAAAGACGCATCGGAAGCTGTTGCTACTGACAACGGCGAGAGTGAGGATGCTCAG AAGATGAGATACCTGGAGAACAACTATGACAAAGCCAGGCTGAAGAATCATGAAGCAAAGCACCTGAACAGAATCTACCTGCAGATCAAAGCCAAGTTACAAGGG GAAGCAATGACTTTCAACAATACGCTCAATACCATGGAGGCTGAGATTGGCCGATGCCAACAGGAGCTCAAAGATCTAAAGGCTATGAACAACGATGCTCAGATATCTAAGGAATCTGCTCAAGTTGAGCTCAGGAAGCATGAGGAGCTGGTGTACAGTGAGAGGAAGAAGCGCGAGATTGAACTGCAGAAGATGAAGAAGGAggcagaagaaaagaaaatgcaaCACGAAAGAATCGAAAAGAGAATT GCACAGAGAGGCTCCTTGCAACAAGACGACATTGCTCCTGGAGAGAAACAAATGGTAACAGGAGAAGACAACCAGCAGAAAATCACCACCTACGAAGAGGCTTTTAAGCAAATCAAGGAGGCCACAGGTGTCTCTGATACACAG GAAGTGGTGATGAGATTTGAGAaccaaggggagacaacccagCACCTGGAGGAGCTGAAGAAGGATGGAGAGAAGCAGATCGTCCGTATGAGAGAAGAGAAGGAGAGGTTACAGCAGGAGTTTGAGGACATGAAGTACTCGGGAGAGGCTAAGCTGTCAAG TGGCCAGAGAGCTCTTGAGGACTTTGAAGTTCACTTGTCAAAGGAGGAGGAAAGACGTGACCAGGCAGACTTTAAACTGCGGAGAGCAAGTAAAGTGTTGGTGTCTGTGAAGGCTGGTGTGGAACACCTGGCAGAGAAACTGCAGCACCTCAAAGCT ACGAAAGGTCACATGCCCACTGCTCAGATTTCACCCACGTCTGATGAATATGTCCTGGATCAGCTGTCAACGTGCGAGGAAAAACTCCTCAAGTTGTTAGAAGAAATGGACGGCAAAGATTTGAGTGAAGTTCTCAAGCAGATGGAGGACGAAGAG TTCCATGCAAGCATTGAAGGGAAGCTGCCAACGTTCAATACAAGAATCAAACTCCCCCAGACACAGAAAGACAACGTTTATGATG ATGAAGACGAGAGTGGAGAAGATGACACAGATGTCCCAACACGAAATACCATCAAGAAACAGTCACAGTTTATCATTGATGCCAAGACCAAGCGACGAACCACACGCAAGAAGAagaaagtcaaataa